Proteins from a single region of Natrinema amylolyticum:
- a CDS encoding ABC transporter ATP-binding protein: MSEDHVVSLRDVEVHFESEQSLLSKLRGESEIVKAVDGISLDIPENDVVALVGESGCGKSTLGKTSIGVQRPTSGTVTYRGQDIWKAKDKEGTVEIPHDEIRQSLQIVPQDPGASLNPNKTVQHSLSKPLKLRHPEMDSFERRERIHEMISRVGMSPPEDYAKRYPHQLSGGEKQRVALIRALLMNPDLILADEAVSALDVSLRIDMMDLMLELQEEFDTSFLFISHNLSNASYVAGKSDGRIGIMYLGELVEIGPIDEVLANPKHPYTKALVWATPNLDPDADAKSESPLRKIDVPDPRNPPSGCRFHTRCPKAREACKGNTPEAVSVDGDEDHTVTCFRELDDHEYWDSPKLEDGPTETESERTALEDEPVQ, encoded by the coding sequence ATGAGTGAAGACCACGTTGTCTCGCTGCGGGATGTGGAAGTGCACTTCGAGTCCGAGCAGTCGCTCCTCTCCAAGCTCAGGGGGGAGAGCGAGATCGTCAAAGCCGTCGACGGCATCTCACTGGACATTCCCGAGAACGACGTCGTCGCGCTGGTCGGCGAGAGTGGCTGCGGGAAGTCGACCCTCGGAAAGACCTCGATCGGCGTCCAGCGTCCGACCAGCGGCACGGTGACGTACAGAGGCCAGGACATCTGGAAGGCCAAGGACAAAGAAGGGACCGTCGAGATTCCGCACGACGAGATCCGTCAGTCCCTCCAGATCGTTCCCCAGGATCCGGGTGCGTCGCTCAATCCGAACAAGACGGTGCAACACTCGCTCTCGAAGCCGCTCAAGCTTCGGCATCCGGAGATGGACTCGTTCGAGCGACGGGAGCGGATCCACGAAATGATCTCGCGGGTCGGCATGTCGCCCCCGGAGGACTACGCCAAGCGGTACCCCCACCAGCTTTCGGGCGGCGAGAAGCAGCGCGTCGCGCTGATCCGGGCGCTGCTGATGAACCCCGACCTCATCCTCGCCGACGAGGCGGTGAGCGCACTCGACGTCTCCCTGCGGATCGACATGATGGATCTCATGCTCGAGTTGCAAGAGGAGTTCGACACGTCGTTCCTGTTCATCAGCCACAACCTCTCGAACGCCAGCTACGTCGCCGGGAAGTCCGACGGCCGGATCGGTATCATGTATCTCGGCGAGCTCGTCGAGATCGGTCCCATCGACGAAGTCCTGGCGAACCCGAAACATCCCTACACCAAGGCGCTGGTGTGGGCGACGCCGAACCTGGATCCCGACGCCGACGCGAAGAGCGAATCGCCGCTCCGGAAGATCGACGTTCCGGACCCGCGGAACCCGCCGTCGGGCTGTCGGTTCCACACGCGATGTCCCAAGGCGCGCGAGGCCTGTAAGGGGAACACGCCCGAAGCGGTGTCGGTCGACGGCGACGAGGACCACACGGTGACCTGCTTCCGGGAGCTCGACGATCACGAGTACTGGGACAGCCCGAAACTCGAGGACGGGCCGACTGAAACCGAGAGCGAACGGACCGCACTCGAGGACGAACCGGTTCAGTAG